A genome region from Meleagris gallopavo isolate NT-WF06-2002-E0010 breed Aviagen turkey brand Nicholas breeding stock chromosome 9, Turkey_5.1, whole genome shotgun sequence includes the following:
- the LOC104912114 gene encoding protein eva-1 homolog C-like isoform X3: protein MKLSECACLHRRCMDLCACLPGCCSEPCECACLPACVDLAGSCVSVHACMLAARTLHGAVAVHTFCAAVQVPCTVCTGAGQHPIWDLATKVAHKTTWPPWDDNSRRTEKLLAECQDQQWCQFSVHSQVFGPDPCPGTHKYLIASYKCRPDNHRVKTVCENNELRLHCRPKSVLAIYSAHYGRFLRGKPECDAPNAGGPHIECLAPDALRRVSKKCHRKGNCTVTADQANFGDPCLPGTRKQLRVSYTCVPKQLLEEVGPDTSDPFLLSNYMHGGWYKGPRFSSLREDRMIFTSSLAAFAHLWDVPEKVALYFLCGVSAGLALLLCVVSPKAAFLREAKEALLGPGGRSEASRTKVRDEQDEDLPDDSSSDSSFRRLTRAYRATESIFSPELTAAMEGAAEQQGRGGEEIWMPKESSPYTIQKIKSATK, encoded by the exons ATGAAGCTATCTGAATGCGCATGCCTGCACAGGCGTTGCATGGATCTTTGTGCATGCTTACCAGGGTGTTGCTCGGAGCCGTGTGAGtgtgcctgcctgcctgcatgCGTGGATCTTGCAGGAAGCTGTGTGAGTGTGCACGCCTGCATGCTTGCAGCACGGACATTGCACGGAGCAGTGGCTGTGCACAcattctgtgctgcagtgcaggtaCCATGCACAGTCTGCACGGGCGCAGGGCAGCACCCGATTTGGGATTTGGCCACCAAAGTTGCCCACAAGACCACGTGGCCACCGTGGGATGACAACAGCCGCAGGACAGAG AAGCTTCTAGCTGAGTGTCAGGACCAGCAGTGGTGCCAGTTCTCGGTGCACAGCCAGGTGTTCGGGCCGGATCCATGCCCCGGCACACACAAGTACCTCATTGCATCCTACAAGTGCCGGCCAG ATAACCATCGGGTGAAGACAGTGTGTGAGAACAACGAGCTGAGGCTGCACTGCAGGCCAAAATCCGTCCTGGCCATTTACTCTGCACACTACGGACGATTCCTGCGGGGCAAACCTGAGTGCGATGCCCCCAACGCCGGGGGACCCCATATTG AGTGCCTGGCCCCGGATGCACTGCGGAGGGTTTCCAAGAAGTGCCACCGCAAAGGGAACTGCACAGTGACCGCCGACCAGGCCAACTTTGGGGACCCGTGCCTGCCCGGCACGAGGAAGCAGCTGCGGGTGTCCTACACCTGTG TGCccaagcagctgctggaggaggtgggCCCAGACACCTCGGATCCCTTCCTGCTCTCAAACTACATGCACG GTGGCTGGTACAAAGGGCCCAGGTTCTCCAGCCTCCGGGAAGACCGGATGATTTTTACTAGCTCCCTGGCAGCTTTTGCCCACCTCTGGG ACGTCCCTGAAAAAGTCGCTCTCTACTTTCTCTGCGGGGTGTCGGCGGGCCTCGCTCTGCTGCTGTGCGTCGTCAGCCCCAAGGCTGCCTTCCTGCGGGAGGCCAAGGAGGCTCTGCTGGGCCCAGGTGGCCGCTCGGAGGCAAGCAGGACCAAAGTGCGGGATGAGCAGGATGAAGACCTGCCTGACGACAGCTCCTCCGACTCCTCCTTCCGCCGCCTCACCCGCGCCTACCGTGCCACTGAGAGCATCTTCAGCCCCGAGCTGACAGCAGCCATGGAGGGAGCGGCCGAGCAGCAGGGCCGTGGTGGGGAGGAGATCTGGATGCCCAAGGAATCCAGTCCCTACACCATCCAGAAGATCAAATCGGCCACCAAGTGA
- the LOC104912142 gene encoding uncharacterized protein LOC104912142 produces MPSTQYCIRTVAVGIAPQQSLEAEQCLVTPAGPAGFSWVLLAALVVALTLLSVPAVCLTCVYIFPKSSEMHLPKMLALLPSSTAVPTLELQEDAPAPLLPAPSEHPAPTAPLLLGEWCFQERSGYCPNGFGMEWHEGRIAPSSQPNSWAPALEEDEEDESDGDAAAVSPASSVMDGDYGTSETWLSPHLQLYSTALGAGSSLLPAVHTISFSPGELQEDAAGSWVPLSSVRLPGTELGLDDSSMQQRGCPCTLPIWHMGTPHEQEAAAPPEHPFALLGAPEAECEE; encoded by the exons ATGCCCAGCACACAGTACTGCATCCGCACGGTGGCAGTGGGCATAGCCCCACAGCAGAGCCTGGAGGCTGAGCAGTGCCTGGTGACACCGGCAGGTCCTGCAG GCTTCTCCTGGGTGCTTCTGGCTGCGCTGGTCGTTGCCCTGACACTGCTGAGTGTGCCTGCTGTCTGCCTGACCTGTGTGTACATCTTCCCGAAGTCCTCTGAAATGCACCTCCCAAAAATGCTG gctctgctgcccagcagcactgcgGTGCCCaccctggagctgcaggaggatgccccagccccactgctgccagcccccagtgagcacccagcacccacagccccactgctgctggggGAGTGGTGTTTCCAGGAGAGGAGCGGTTACTGCCCCAATGGGTTTGGGATGGAGTGGCACGAGGGTAGGATTgcacccagctcccagccaaaCTCCTGGGCACCAGCactggaggaggatgaggaggatgaAAGCGATGGAGATGCTGCGGCGGTGTCTCCAGCCAGCAGCGTGATGGATGGGGACTATGGGACATCAGAGACGTGGCTCTCCCCGCACCTCCAGCTTTATTCCACAGCTCTGGGAGCGGGCAGCAGCCTTCTTCCTGCCGTGCACACCATCAGCTtcagccctggtgagctgcAGGAGGACGCAGCTGGGTCCTGGGTACCACTCAGCTCTGTGAGGTTACCGGGGACCGAGCTGGGGCTGGATGACAGCAGTATGCAGCAGCGGGGCTGTCCCTGCACGCTGCCCATCTGGCACATGGGCACACCTCAcgagcaggaggcagcagcacccCCAGAGCATCCCTTTGCCTTGCTGGGTGCTCCTGAAGCAGAGTGCGAGGAGTAA
- the LOC104912114 gene encoding protein eva-1 homolog C-like isoform X2, whose translation MVATLVVALLLLCLAAGTEASPELSGYLRKVLRNHTVHTCDGEQLLILCPRKTTISILGAFYGRRVPSPNLCPSPGNVSQESTECMSPTAHLKLLAECQDQQWCQFSVHSQVFGPDPCPGTHKYLIASYKCRPDNHRVKTVCENNELRLHCRPKSVLAIYSAHYGRFLRGKPECDAPNAGGPHIECLAPDALRRVSKKCHRKGNCTVTADQANFGDPCLPGTRKQLRVSYTCVPKQLLEEVGPDTSDPFLLSNYMHGGWYKGPRFSSLREDRMIFTSSLAAFAHLWGTWPQSIGLVGGLQAQAPCVLQQGAHPDASLCSSPPPDVPEKVALYFLCGVSAGLALLLCVVSPKAAFLREAKEALLGPGGRSEASRTKVRDEQDEDLPDDSSSDSSFRRLTRAYRATESIFSPELTAAMEGAAEQQGRGGEEIWMPKESSPYTIQKIKSATK comes from the exons ATGGTGGCCACGCTGGTGGtggccctgctgctcctctgcttggctgcagggacagaggcCAGCCCGGAGCTCAGTG GCTACCTACGCAAGGTGCTGCGGAACCACACGGTGCACACGTGTGATGGGGAgcagctcctcatcctgtgCCCTCGCAAGACCACCATCAGCATCCTGGGCGCCTTCTATGGACGCCGCGTGCCCAGCCCCAACCTGTGCCCCAGCCCCGGCAACGTGTCCCAGGAGAGCACCGAGTGCATGTCACCCACAGCCCACCTG AAGCTTCTAGCTGAGTGTCAGGACCAGCAGTGGTGCCAGTTCTCGGTGCACAGCCAGGTGTTCGGGCCGGATCCATGCCCCGGCACACACAAGTACCTCATTGCATCCTACAAGTGCCGGCCAG ATAACCATCGGGTGAAGACAGTGTGTGAGAACAACGAGCTGAGGCTGCACTGCAGGCCAAAATCCGTCCTGGCCATTTACTCTGCACACTACGGACGATTCCTGCGGGGCAAACCTGAGTGCGATGCCCCCAACGCCGGGGGACCCCATATTG AGTGCCTGGCCCCGGATGCACTGCGGAGGGTTTCCAAGAAGTGCCACCGCAAAGGGAACTGCACAGTGACCGCCGACCAGGCCAACTTTGGGGACCCGTGCCTGCCCGGCACGAGGAAGCAGCTGCGGGTGTCCTACACCTGTG TGCccaagcagctgctggaggaggtgggCCCAGACACCTCGGATCCCTTCCTGCTCTCAAACTACATGCACG GTGGCTGGTACAAAGGGCCCAGGTTCTCCAGCCTCCGGGAAGACCGGATGATTTTTACTAGCTCCCTGGCAGCTTTTGCCCACCTCTGGGGTACGTGGCCCCAAAGTATTGGGTTGGTGGGGGGTCTCCAGGCCCAGGCGCCCTGTGTGTTGCAGCAGGGCGCGCACCCCGATGCCTCTCTTTGCTCTTCTCCCCCACCAGACGTCCCTGAAAAAGTCGCTCTCTACTTTCTCTGCGGGGTGTCGGCGGGCCTCGCTCTGCTGCTGTGCGTCGTCAGCCCCAAGGCTGCCTTCCTGCGGGAGGCCAAGGAGGCTCTGCTGGGCCCAGGTGGCCGCTCGGAGGCAAGCAGGACCAAAGTGCGGGATGAGCAGGATGAAGACCTGCCTGACGACAGCTCCTCCGACTCCTCCTTCCGCCGCCTCACCCGCGCCTACCGTGCCACTGAGAGCATCTTCAGCCCCGAGCTGACAGCAGCCATGGAGGGAGCGGCCGAGCAGCAGGGCCGTGGTGGGGAGGAGATCTGGATGCCCAAGGAATCCAGTCCCTACACCATCCAGAAGATCAAATCGGCCACCAAGTGA
- the LOC100540332 gene encoding chloride intracellular channel protein 2, translating to MESRPVKEPEIELFVKAGLDGENIGNCPFCQRLFMVLWLKGVKFNVTTVDMTRKPEELKDLAPGTNPPFLLFNRELKTDFIKIEEFLEQTLCPPTYPHLSPKYKESFDVGSDIFAKFSAYIKNSRKEANSNLEKALLREFQRLDQYLTTPLPEEIDQDSMEDITVSKRKFLDGDHLTLADCNLLPKLHIIKIAAKKYRDFEIPADMTGVWRYLNNAYACDEFSHTCPADEEIVHTYASVARKMT from the exons ATGGAGAGCCGGCCGGTGAAGGAGCCCGAGATTGAGCTCTTTGTCAAG gctgggctggatggAGAGAACATTGGGAACTGCCCCTTCTGCCAGCGCCTCTTCATGGTGCTGTGGCTCAAAGGGGTGAAGTTCAACGTCACCACGGTGGACATGACCAG GAAACCCGAAGAGCTGAAAGATTTAGCACCAGGCACCAACCCGCCCTTCCTGCTGTTCAACCGGGAGCTGAAAACCGACTTCATCAAGATTGAGGAGTTCCTGGAGCAGACCCTGTGCCCACCCAC GTACCCGCATCTGAGCCCCAAATATAAGGAGTCCTTCGACGTGGGCAGTGACATCTTTGCCAAGTTCTCGGCGTACATCAAGAACTCACGCAAGGAAGCAAATAGCA acctggagaaggctctgctGCGGGAGTTTCAGCGTCTGGATCAGTACCTCACCACCCCACTGCCTGAGGAGATCGACCAGGACAGCATGGAGGACATCACCGTCTCCAAGAGGAAATTCCTGGATGGGGACCACCTGACGCTGGCTGACTGCAACCTGCTGCCCAAGCTGCACATCATCAAG ATTGCAGCCAAAAAGTACCGCGACTTCGAGATCCCAGCTGACATGACGGGTGTCTGGCGCTACCTCAACAACGCCTACGCCTGCGATGAGTTCAGCCACACGTGTCCTGCAGACGAGGAGATCGTGCACACCTATGCCAGCGTGGCCAGGAAGATGACCTAG
- the LOC104912114 gene encoding protein eva-1 homolog C-like isoform X7, with protein MVATLVVALLLLCLAAGTEASPELSGYLRKVLRNHTVHTCDGEQLLILCPRKTTISILGAFYGRRVPSPNLCPSPGNVSQESTECMSPTAHLKLLAECQDQQWCQFSVHSQVFGPDPCPGTHKYLIASYKCRPDNHRVKTVCENNELRLHCRPKSVLAIYSAHYGRFLRGKPECDAPNAGGPHIECLAPDALRRVSKKCHRKGNCTVTADQANFGDPCLPGTRKQLRVSYTCVPKQLLEEVGPDTSDPFLLSNYMHDVPEKVALYFLCGVSAGLALLLCVVSPKAAFLREAKEALLGPGGRSEASRTKVRDEQDEDLPDDSSSDSSFRRLTRAYRATESIFSPELTAAMEGAAEQQGRGGEEIWMPKESSPYTIQKIKSATK; from the exons ATGGTGGCCACGCTGGTGGtggccctgctgctcctctgcttggctgcagggacagaggcCAGCCCGGAGCTCAGTG GCTACCTACGCAAGGTGCTGCGGAACCACACGGTGCACACGTGTGATGGGGAgcagctcctcatcctgtgCCCTCGCAAGACCACCATCAGCATCCTGGGCGCCTTCTATGGACGCCGCGTGCCCAGCCCCAACCTGTGCCCCAGCCCCGGCAACGTGTCCCAGGAGAGCACCGAGTGCATGTCACCCACAGCCCACCTG AAGCTTCTAGCTGAGTGTCAGGACCAGCAGTGGTGCCAGTTCTCGGTGCACAGCCAGGTGTTCGGGCCGGATCCATGCCCCGGCACACACAAGTACCTCATTGCATCCTACAAGTGCCGGCCAG ATAACCATCGGGTGAAGACAGTGTGTGAGAACAACGAGCTGAGGCTGCACTGCAGGCCAAAATCCGTCCTGGCCATTTACTCTGCACACTACGGACGATTCCTGCGGGGCAAACCTGAGTGCGATGCCCCCAACGCCGGGGGACCCCATATTG AGTGCCTGGCCCCGGATGCACTGCGGAGGGTTTCCAAGAAGTGCCACCGCAAAGGGAACTGCACAGTGACCGCCGACCAGGCCAACTTTGGGGACCCGTGCCTGCCCGGCACGAGGAAGCAGCTGCGGGTGTCCTACACCTGTG TGCccaagcagctgctggaggaggtgggCCCAGACACCTCGGATCCCTTCCTGCTCTCAAACTACATGCACG ACGTCCCTGAAAAAGTCGCTCTCTACTTTCTCTGCGGGGTGTCGGCGGGCCTCGCTCTGCTGCTGTGCGTCGTCAGCCCCAAGGCTGCCTTCCTGCGGGAGGCCAAGGAGGCTCTGCTGGGCCCAGGTGGCCGCTCGGAGGCAAGCAGGACCAAAGTGCGGGATGAGCAGGATGAAGACCTGCCTGACGACAGCTCCTCCGACTCCTCCTTCCGCCGCCTCACCCGCGCCTACCGTGCCACTGAGAGCATCTTCAGCCCCGAGCTGACAGCAGCCATGGAGGGAGCGGCCGAGCAGCAGGGCCGTGGTGGGGAGGAGATCTGGATGCCCAAGGAATCCAGTCCCTACACCATCCAGAAGATCAAATCGGCCACCAAGTGA
- the LOC104912114 gene encoding protein eva-1 homolog C-like isoform X5, whose amino-acid sequence MKLSECACLHRRCMDLCACLPGCCSEPCECACLPACVDLAGSCVSVHACMLAARTLHGAVAVHTFCAAVQVPCTVCTGAGQHPIWDLATKVAHKTTWPPWDDNSRRTEKLLAECQDQQWCQFSVHSQVFGPDPCPGTHKYLIASYKCRPDNHRVKTVCENNELRLHCRPKSVLAIYSAHYGRFLRGKPECDAPNAGGPHIECLAPDALRRVSKKCHRKGNCTVTADQANFGDPCLPGTRKQLRVSYTCVPKQLLEEVGPDTSDPFLLSNYMHDVPEKVALYFLCGVSAGLALLLCVVSPKAAFLREAKEALLGPGGRSEASRTKVRDEQDEDLPDDSSSDSSFRRLTRAYRATESIFSPELTAAMEGAAEQQGRGGEEIWMPKESSPYTIQKIKSATK is encoded by the exons ATGAAGCTATCTGAATGCGCATGCCTGCACAGGCGTTGCATGGATCTTTGTGCATGCTTACCAGGGTGTTGCTCGGAGCCGTGTGAGtgtgcctgcctgcctgcatgCGTGGATCTTGCAGGAAGCTGTGTGAGTGTGCACGCCTGCATGCTTGCAGCACGGACATTGCACGGAGCAGTGGCTGTGCACAcattctgtgctgcagtgcaggtaCCATGCACAGTCTGCACGGGCGCAGGGCAGCACCCGATTTGGGATTTGGCCACCAAAGTTGCCCACAAGACCACGTGGCCACCGTGGGATGACAACAGCCGCAGGACAGAG AAGCTTCTAGCTGAGTGTCAGGACCAGCAGTGGTGCCAGTTCTCGGTGCACAGCCAGGTGTTCGGGCCGGATCCATGCCCCGGCACACACAAGTACCTCATTGCATCCTACAAGTGCCGGCCAG ATAACCATCGGGTGAAGACAGTGTGTGAGAACAACGAGCTGAGGCTGCACTGCAGGCCAAAATCCGTCCTGGCCATTTACTCTGCACACTACGGACGATTCCTGCGGGGCAAACCTGAGTGCGATGCCCCCAACGCCGGGGGACCCCATATTG AGTGCCTGGCCCCGGATGCACTGCGGAGGGTTTCCAAGAAGTGCCACCGCAAAGGGAACTGCACAGTGACCGCCGACCAGGCCAACTTTGGGGACCCGTGCCTGCCCGGCACGAGGAAGCAGCTGCGGGTGTCCTACACCTGTG TGCccaagcagctgctggaggaggtgggCCCAGACACCTCGGATCCCTTCCTGCTCTCAAACTACATGCACG ACGTCCCTGAAAAAGTCGCTCTCTACTTTCTCTGCGGGGTGTCGGCGGGCCTCGCTCTGCTGCTGTGCGTCGTCAGCCCCAAGGCTGCCTTCCTGCGGGAGGCCAAGGAGGCTCTGCTGGGCCCAGGTGGCCGCTCGGAGGCAAGCAGGACCAAAGTGCGGGATGAGCAGGATGAAGACCTGCCTGACGACAGCTCCTCCGACTCCTCCTTCCGCCGCCTCACCCGCGCCTACCGTGCCACTGAGAGCATCTTCAGCCCCGAGCTGACAGCAGCCATGGAGGGAGCGGCCGAGCAGCAGGGCCGTGGTGGGGAGGAGATCTGGATGCCCAAGGAATCCAGTCCCTACACCATCCAGAAGATCAAATCGGCCACCAAGTGA
- the LOC104912114 gene encoding protein eva-1 homolog C-like isoform X1, whose amino-acid sequence MKLSECACLHRRCMDLCACLPGCCSEPCECACLPACVDLAGSCVSVHACMLAARTLHGAVAVHTFCAAVQVPCTVCTGAGQHPIWDLATKVAHKTTWPPWDDNSRRTEKLLAECQDQQWCQFSVHSQVFGPDPCPGTHKYLIASYKCRPDNHRVKTVCENNELRLHCRPKSVLAIYSAHYGRFLRGKPECDAPNAGGPHIECLAPDALRRVSKKCHRKGNCTVTADQANFGDPCLPGTRKQLRVSYTCVPKQLLEEVGPDTSDPFLLSNYMHGGWYKGPRFSSLREDRMIFTSSLAAFAHLWGTWPQSIGLVGGLQAQAPCVLQQGAHPDASLCSSPPPDVPEKVALYFLCGVSAGLALLLCVVSPKAAFLREAKEALLGPGGRSEASRTKVRDEQDEDLPDDSSSDSSFRRLTRAYRATESIFSPELTAAMEGAAEQQGRGGEEIWMPKESSPYTIQKIKSATK is encoded by the exons ATGAAGCTATCTGAATGCGCATGCCTGCACAGGCGTTGCATGGATCTTTGTGCATGCTTACCAGGGTGTTGCTCGGAGCCGTGTGAGtgtgcctgcctgcctgcatgCGTGGATCTTGCAGGAAGCTGTGTGAGTGTGCACGCCTGCATGCTTGCAGCACGGACATTGCACGGAGCAGTGGCTGTGCACAcattctgtgctgcagtgcaggtaCCATGCACAGTCTGCACGGGCGCAGGGCAGCACCCGATTTGGGATTTGGCCACCAAAGTTGCCCACAAGACCACGTGGCCACCGTGGGATGACAACAGCCGCAGGACAGAG AAGCTTCTAGCTGAGTGTCAGGACCAGCAGTGGTGCCAGTTCTCGGTGCACAGCCAGGTGTTCGGGCCGGATCCATGCCCCGGCACACACAAGTACCTCATTGCATCCTACAAGTGCCGGCCAG ATAACCATCGGGTGAAGACAGTGTGTGAGAACAACGAGCTGAGGCTGCACTGCAGGCCAAAATCCGTCCTGGCCATTTACTCTGCACACTACGGACGATTCCTGCGGGGCAAACCTGAGTGCGATGCCCCCAACGCCGGGGGACCCCATATTG AGTGCCTGGCCCCGGATGCACTGCGGAGGGTTTCCAAGAAGTGCCACCGCAAAGGGAACTGCACAGTGACCGCCGACCAGGCCAACTTTGGGGACCCGTGCCTGCCCGGCACGAGGAAGCAGCTGCGGGTGTCCTACACCTGTG TGCccaagcagctgctggaggaggtgggCCCAGACACCTCGGATCCCTTCCTGCTCTCAAACTACATGCACG GTGGCTGGTACAAAGGGCCCAGGTTCTCCAGCCTCCGGGAAGACCGGATGATTTTTACTAGCTCCCTGGCAGCTTTTGCCCACCTCTGGGGTACGTGGCCCCAAAGTATTGGGTTGGTGGGGGGTCTCCAGGCCCAGGCGCCCTGTGTGTTGCAGCAGGGCGCGCACCCCGATGCCTCTCTTTGCTCTTCTCCCCCACCAGACGTCCCTGAAAAAGTCGCTCTCTACTTTCTCTGCGGGGTGTCGGCGGGCCTCGCTCTGCTGCTGTGCGTCGTCAGCCCCAAGGCTGCCTTCCTGCGGGAGGCCAAGGAGGCTCTGCTGGGCCCAGGTGGCCGCTCGGAGGCAAGCAGGACCAAAGTGCGGGATGAGCAGGATGAAGACCTGCCTGACGACAGCTCCTCCGACTCCTCCTTCCGCCGCCTCACCCGCGCCTACCGTGCCACTGAGAGCATCTTCAGCCCCGAGCTGACAGCAGCCATGGAGGGAGCGGCCGAGCAGCAGGGCCGTGGTGGGGAGGAGATCTGGATGCCCAAGGAATCCAGTCCCTACACCATCCAGAAGATCAAATCGGCCACCAAGTGA
- the LOC104912114 gene encoding protein eva-1 homolog C-like isoform X4 produces the protein MVATLVVALLLLCLAAGTEASPELSGYLRKVLRNHTVHTCDGEQLLILCPRKTTISILGAFYGRRVPSPNLCPSPGNVSQESTECMSPTAHLKLLAECQDQQWCQFSVHSQVFGPDPCPGTHKYLIASYKCRPDNHRVKTVCENNELRLHCRPKSVLAIYSAHYGRFLRGKPECDAPNAGGPHIECLAPDALRRVSKKCHRKGNCTVTADQANFGDPCLPGTRKQLRVSYTCVPKQLLEEVGPDTSDPFLLSNYMHGGWYKGPRFSSLREDRMIFTSSLAAFAHLWDVPEKVALYFLCGVSAGLALLLCVVSPKAAFLREAKEALLGPGGRSEASRTKVRDEQDEDLPDDSSSDSSFRRLTRAYRATESIFSPELTAAMEGAAEQQGRGGEEIWMPKESSPYTIQKIKSATK, from the exons ATGGTGGCCACGCTGGTGGtggccctgctgctcctctgcttggctgcagggacagaggcCAGCCCGGAGCTCAGTG GCTACCTACGCAAGGTGCTGCGGAACCACACGGTGCACACGTGTGATGGGGAgcagctcctcatcctgtgCCCTCGCAAGACCACCATCAGCATCCTGGGCGCCTTCTATGGACGCCGCGTGCCCAGCCCCAACCTGTGCCCCAGCCCCGGCAACGTGTCCCAGGAGAGCACCGAGTGCATGTCACCCACAGCCCACCTG AAGCTTCTAGCTGAGTGTCAGGACCAGCAGTGGTGCCAGTTCTCGGTGCACAGCCAGGTGTTCGGGCCGGATCCATGCCCCGGCACACACAAGTACCTCATTGCATCCTACAAGTGCCGGCCAG ATAACCATCGGGTGAAGACAGTGTGTGAGAACAACGAGCTGAGGCTGCACTGCAGGCCAAAATCCGTCCTGGCCATTTACTCTGCACACTACGGACGATTCCTGCGGGGCAAACCTGAGTGCGATGCCCCCAACGCCGGGGGACCCCATATTG AGTGCCTGGCCCCGGATGCACTGCGGAGGGTTTCCAAGAAGTGCCACCGCAAAGGGAACTGCACAGTGACCGCCGACCAGGCCAACTTTGGGGACCCGTGCCTGCCCGGCACGAGGAAGCAGCTGCGGGTGTCCTACACCTGTG TGCccaagcagctgctggaggaggtgggCCCAGACACCTCGGATCCCTTCCTGCTCTCAAACTACATGCACG GTGGCTGGTACAAAGGGCCCAGGTTCTCCAGCCTCCGGGAAGACCGGATGATTTTTACTAGCTCCCTGGCAGCTTTTGCCCACCTCTGGG ACGTCCCTGAAAAAGTCGCTCTCTACTTTCTCTGCGGGGTGTCGGCGGGCCTCGCTCTGCTGCTGTGCGTCGTCAGCCCCAAGGCTGCCTTCCTGCGGGAGGCCAAGGAGGCTCTGCTGGGCCCAGGTGGCCGCTCGGAGGCAAGCAGGACCAAAGTGCGGGATGAGCAGGATGAAGACCTGCCTGACGACAGCTCCTCCGACTCCTCCTTCCGCCGCCTCACCCGCGCCTACCGTGCCACTGAGAGCATCTTCAGCCCCGAGCTGACAGCAGCCATGGAGGGAGCGGCCGAGCAGCAGGGCCGTGGTGGGGAGGAGATCTGGATGCCCAAGGAATCCAGTCCCTACACCATCCAGAAGATCAAATCGGCCACCAAGTGA
- the LOC104912114 gene encoding protein eva-1 homolog C-like isoform X6: MQGCCTEPREHVSSAARSRGTFAPAKKLLAECQDQQWCQFSVHSQVFGPDPCPGTHKYLIASYKCRPDNHRVKTVCENNELRLHCRPKSVLAIYSAHYGRFLRGKPECDAPNAGGPHIECLAPDALRRVSKKCHRKGNCTVTADQANFGDPCLPGTRKQLRVSYTCVPKQLLEEVGPDTSDPFLLSNYMHGGWYKGPRFSSLREDRMIFTSSLAAFAHLWGTWPQSIGLVGGLQAQAPCVLQQGAHPDASLCSSPPPDVPEKVALYFLCGVSAGLALLLCVVSPKAAFLREAKEALLGPGGRSEASRTKVRDEQDEDLPDDSSSDSSFRRLTRAYRATESIFSPELTAAMEGAAEQQGRGGEEIWMPKESSPYTIQKIKSATK; the protein is encoded by the exons ATGCAGGGGTGTTGCACAGAGCCCCGTGAGCACGTCTCAAGTGCTGCACGGAGCCGTGGCACATTTGCACCCGCAAAG AAGCTTCTAGCTGAGTGTCAGGACCAGCAGTGGTGCCAGTTCTCGGTGCACAGCCAGGTGTTCGGGCCGGATCCATGCCCCGGCACACACAAGTACCTCATTGCATCCTACAAGTGCCGGCCAG ATAACCATCGGGTGAAGACAGTGTGTGAGAACAACGAGCTGAGGCTGCACTGCAGGCCAAAATCCGTCCTGGCCATTTACTCTGCACACTACGGACGATTCCTGCGGGGCAAACCTGAGTGCGATGCCCCCAACGCCGGGGGACCCCATATTG AGTGCCTGGCCCCGGATGCACTGCGGAGGGTTTCCAAGAAGTGCCACCGCAAAGGGAACTGCACAGTGACCGCCGACCAGGCCAACTTTGGGGACCCGTGCCTGCCCGGCACGAGGAAGCAGCTGCGGGTGTCCTACACCTGTG TGCccaagcagctgctggaggaggtgggCCCAGACACCTCGGATCCCTTCCTGCTCTCAAACTACATGCACG GTGGCTGGTACAAAGGGCCCAGGTTCTCCAGCCTCCGGGAAGACCGGATGATTTTTACTAGCTCCCTGGCAGCTTTTGCCCACCTCTGGGGTACGTGGCCCCAAAGTATTGGGTTGGTGGGGGGTCTCCAGGCCCAGGCGCCCTGTGTGTTGCAGCAGGGCGCGCACCCCGATGCCTCTCTTTGCTCTTCTCCCCCACCAGACGTCCCTGAAAAAGTCGCTCTCTACTTTCTCTGCGGGGTGTCGGCGGGCCTCGCTCTGCTGCTGTGCGTCGTCAGCCCCAAGGCTGCCTTCCTGCGGGAGGCCAAGGAGGCTCTGCTGGGCCCAGGTGGCCGCTCGGAGGCAAGCAGGACCAAAGTGCGGGATGAGCAGGATGAAGACCTGCCTGACGACAGCTCCTCCGACTCCTCCTTCCGCCGCCTCACCCGCGCCTACCGTGCCACTGAGAGCATCTTCAGCCCCGAGCTGACAGCAGCCATGGAGGGAGCGGCCGAGCAGCAGGGCCGTGGTGGGGAGGAGATCTGGATGCCCAAGGAATCCAGTCCCTACACCATCCAGAAGATCAAATCGGCCACCAAGTGA